One genomic region from Myxococcota bacterium encodes:
- a CDS encoding FHA domain-containing protein produces the protein MRDGKTVRSPSAGGKQSGWSATLVQIAGGAEGSEYPLDAERVVVGRGPDVDLAFTDDRMSAQHAAFEQIGGVFSVTDLESTNGVRVNGETVATRALAHGDRVELGAHVFELVLEKREKPPRTWVVDA, from the coding sequence GCGGGAAGCAGAGCGGCTGGTCCGCGACGCTCGTCCAGATCGCGGGCGGGGCCGAGGGAAGCGAGTACCCCCTCGACGCGGAACGCGTGGTCGTGGGTCGCGGCCCGGATGTCGACCTCGCCTTCACCGACGACCGCATGTCGGCACAGCACGCGGCCTTCGAGCAGATCGGGGGTGTGTTCTCGGTGACCGACCTCGAGAGCACCAACGGCGTGCGCGTGAACGGTGAGACCGTTGCTACCCGCGCCCTCGCCCACGGCGACCGGGTCGAGCTCGGCGCCCACGTGTTCGAGCTCGTGCTCGAGAAGCGCGAGAAGCCACCCCGGACCTGGGTGGTCGACGCCTGA